CTGGTGCCTGGCACCGGGGTTCTTTACTACATAAAGCAAGGAGTTATCACATGTCAAAGAAAGTTGAGCCGACGGCAAATAAAATAGAAGATCAGCTAGCTGTTCAATCTCGACCTGTCACGGCAATGCTTATTCTAGTTGCCGGAAGTGCGGCCCTCATTCTGAGTCTTGGACTATCAATCGCGCTTGGAGCAGCAGATATAAAGTTAATGACAGTCTGGCAGGCGATTTTTCAATTTGATCCAACCTCAACAGAACATTCGATCATTCGCGAATTTCGAATGCCGCGTTCAGTTGCTGACATATTAATTGGAGCAAGTTTTGCTGTTGCTGGCGCCATCATGCAAGGGGTAACGCGAAATCCTCTTGCTGACTCAGGGTTACTAGGTTTAAATGCAGGAGCAACATTGATGATTGCGCTTAGCTTTGCCTTTTTTCCGGGTTTATCTTATAACAATTTGATGCTGTTTTCCTTTATTGGTGCTGGTATTGGGGCTGGACTAGTGTTTGGTATCGGTTCCTTATCAAGAAATGGTCTCTCGCCTGTCCGGCTTGTGCTTGCAGGGGCTGCTGTGAGTGCTCTCTTTACTGCAGTGAGTGAAGGAGTCGCTATTCATTTTCAGCTATCCCAGGATCTTGCCTTCTGGTTTGCCGGAGGAACGGCTGGTTTGAAGTGGCCACAAATTCAGATTCTATTGCCGTGGATCATTGTAGCTCTCATTGTAGCGCTATTTCTTTCCAAATCGATTTCGTTACTTAGTCTTGGAGAAGATGTTGCTGTAGGTCTTGGTCAGCGTACAAAATTAATAAAAGCTCTAGCAGCAATTGTTGTACTAGTGTTAGCAGGTGCTGCCGTGTCAGCTGTAGGTCCAATAGGGTTCGTAGGACTAGTAATACCACATATAGCAAGGTTTCTTGTTGGTGTTGATTATCGCTGGATTGTCCCATGCTCAGCCGTTCTTGGAGGACTTTTGATGATTGTTGCCGATATGGGAGCAAGAATGGTTAATGCACCATATGAAACGCCAATCGGAGCGATATTTGCTCTTATCGGTGTTCCTTTCTTCCTCTTTGTAGCGAGACGCGAAGGGAGGGAACTATAGTGGATTTAGATTCTTTATTTGACGTCCAGCGGAAACGTAATCGGCGTCGGTATTTCATTATGGCGATTTTTCTTATATTGATCGTTATCACCTTTTTAATTAGCTTGAATACTGGATTAACGAAATTAAGTCCTCTTGAAGTATTGAACACGTTAGTTGGAAATGGAACAGAGCAACAATCGTTGATTCTATTTGAATTTCGCTTACCCAGAATTGTGATTGCTGTTCTCGTCGGTGCTGGTCTTGCCATTTCAGGCTGTATCCTTCAAGGAATCTCTCGTAATGCCCTTGCAGATCCGGGGATCCTTGGAATCAATAGCGGAGCAGCCTTAATGGTCGTGATTTTCATTTCTTTCTTCCCAAAAACAACGGATGCACCCATTCTACTCATGCCGTTTCTTGCATTAATTGGTGGATGTGCAACGGCCATCATCATTTATGCCCTTTCTTATAGTAAAAGAGAAGGGTTGATGCCCCAGCGGTTAATTCTAAATGGAATTGCCATCGCCGCGGGTATTGGTGCCCTTATTACAATCTTAACGCTGCGAATGGATCCATTCGATTACCAATTCATTGCCATTTGGCTTGCCGGTAAGATCTGGGGAACGACGTGGGTTCATGTTCTGACGTTACTGCCGTGGATTATCATTTTATTTACGTTCATATTCTATAAAGCGAGGACGCTAGATGGATTAACTTTTGGTGAGAAGCTTGCGACCGGAATGGGTGTGAAAGTAGAGAAAGAGCGTTTCTTGCTCCTAGGTGCTTCTGTTGCACTTGCATCTGCTTGCGTCTCAGTTAGTGGCGGAATTGGTTTCGTTGGTCTTGTTGGCCCACATCTTGCTCGACAATTAGTCGGAAATGATCACCGATTCCTATTGCCGTTGTCGGCTCTTGCTGGTGGACTTGTTCTTTTAGTAGCTGATACGATTGGTCGAACGATTCTCGCACCATCTGAAATTCATGCCGGTATTATGGTTGCGATTATAGGAGCTCCATACTTTTTATATTTACTTGCTAGAGCAAAAGCTTAGGAGGCGAACGATGTGAAGAATGAAATATATGACGTGACGATCATTGGCGGAGGGCCTATTGGCTTATTTACAGCTTTTTATAGCGGTATGCGCGAGCTTAAGACGAAAGTCATTGAATACCTTCCGCAAGTTGGTGGGAAAGTGACCTACTTCTATCCAGAGAAAATTCTACGAGACATTGGAGCGATTCCTGGCGTCTCCGGAGCTGATTTGATTAAGCAGCTTGAAGAACAGGCGAGCACATTTGATCCAACAATGGTGTTTGGGGAACGAGTAGACGATCTTGAGCGAGAAGAGGACGGAACCTATATTTTAACGAGTCATAATGGAGAAAAGCATTACACTCGGACCGTTATTTTAGCTATTGGACATGGGACGCTTGGGGTGAAAAAGCTTCCAGTTGATGGCGCAGAGCATTTTGAAGGGAAGAACCTTTATTATGCAGTGGATCGTGTGGAAAGCTTCAGAGGTAAGCACGTTCTGATTTCTGGAGGAGGCGATTCGGCGATCGATTGGGCGAATCGGCTTGAACCAATTGCAGATAAAGTAACGATCGTTCATCGCAGAGAGGCTTTTACTGGTCATGAAAGTAGTATTACAGAGATGAATAATTCGGAAACGCACATCAAATGTTCGTGCTATGTATCTGACGTGATTGGTAAGGAGCGTATTGATAAGGTTGTTCTTACTCATGTCGACACAGGTGAAAAAGAAGTAGTTGAAATCGATGCCCTCCTTGTTAATCATGGATTTAATCTCGACTTAGGCGGCATCCAAAACTGGGGAATGACGATGAACGAAGGAAAAGTCGTTACGGATGCAAAAATGGAAACGAGTATACCAGGTGTTTTCGCAGTAGGGGATATCGTCACATATCCCCATCGTTTAACGCTCATAGCAGGTGGTCTTGCGGAAGGACCTAAAGCGTTAAATAGTGCAAAAGCCTTTCTTGATCCTGAGGCAGAAGCCATGGCGATGTATTCTACGCATCATAAGGATTTTGTAGAAGTATAAGCGAAAGGAGTGAGTGTGGTGATTCAAACAGAAGATCTTAAGATCGGTTATCAGGAAAACATCATTGTAGATCAGCTGAATTTATCCATACCTGAAGGAGAGATTACGGCTCTTGTTGGAGCGAATGGATCAGGAAAGTCGACCATTCTCAAAACGCTATCTCGATTAATGAAGCCAAAAAGTGGAACGGTTTACCTTGATGGACGTGCTATTCATGAGCAGAAAACGCGGGACCTTGCGAAGGAGTTAGCGATCCTTCCTCAAAACCCCACGGCTCCAGAAGGGCTAACAGTTCTAGAACTTGTCACATACGGGCGCTTTCCACATCAGAAAGGACTAAAAGCTCTTACGTTAGAAGATAAAGAAAAAATTGCCTGGGCGATTGAAATGACTGGAATTGGAGAGTTTGCCAACCGCCCGATTGACCAGCTTTCTGGTGGCCAGCGCCAGCGCGCCTGGATTGCGATGGCGCTCGCTCAGGATACGAAAATTCTTTTTCTAGATGAGCCAACCACTTTTCTTGATATGGCCCATCAGCTTGAAGTGCTTGAACTTCTTCAAAAGTTAAATATTCAAGAAAACCGGACGATAGTCATGGTCGTTCATGATCTAAATCATGCCAGCCGCTACGCTGGTCATATGGTGGCGATCAAAAAAGGGAAAGTGAAGAAAACGGGCACTCCGCTTGAAGTGATGAAATCTGATGTATTAGAAGATGTGTTTGGTGTTCGAAGTGATATCATTTACGATCCTCGTTCTGGCCAGCCGCTATGTTTGCCTTATGGATTATGTAACGAACTAAGTTATGCTGCTGTGAATGAATGAGCCTGTCCTATTATGGGGCAGGTTTTTTTGATGAGAGACGGAAGGTTTTTCTGATAAGAAGGATCAGTTTCTTGTCTGGCGAATGCCTATAGTCATGGAGTTGGGCTGGGGAATACTTTTGTTTCATTATCCATTATTTTTATTCACCGGAGGGATATTCTTGATTAAAGAAATGAAAACGAAGGAACAGTGGCTTGATGCCTATCAGATTATGAAGGAGCTTAGGTCGCATTTGGATGAGAAAGAGTATCTCGCTTTAGTGGAAGAAGCTCAACGTAAGGATATGTACCGACTTTTTGCTCTTTATGATGGAAATGAAATCGTCGCGGTGACGGGATTCAAGCCGATGATTACACTTTACTACGGACGATTCGTTTGGGTATGTGATCTTGTCACTAGTGAACAACACCGTTCGAAAGGGCACGGTGAAAAGCTGCTATCTTTTGTTGAAGAGTGGGCAATTGAAAATGGATATGGGGCGGTGGCTCTTTCTTCAGGCGTTGCTAAAAAGGAGGCTCATCGCTTTTATCAAGAAAAGATGGCGTATGATCAGGTAAGCTATGTGTTTAAAAAGGTATTGAAGTCGTAAAGTCAGATCTTAGTAGATTTGTTTCACCGAATGCTATACTTGGTTAGAAGACAAATGAAGGATGTGGCGAAGGCGTGAGAAGACTAGGAAAAACAAATTATGAGATTTCTCCGATCGGTCTCGGAACGTGGCAATTTAGTCAAGGGAGCGGCTTAATTGGAAGCTACTTCTCTACGATTTCAGAAGCCGATATGGACGCGATTGTGAAGATGAGCTTAGACGGCGGGATTAACTGGTTCGATACAGCGGAAGCTTACGGAAAGGGAAAGTCAGAAGAAGCCCTGGCTGGAGCGTTAAATCGTCTTGGAATAAAAGAAGAAGAAGCGCTAATTGCGACAAAGTGGTGGCCGCTCTTGCGTACAGCAGGATCGATTACAGGAACAATTCAAAAACGAAAAGACGCATTAAAGGGGCGGCGTATTGACCTTCATCAAGTGCATCAACCGTTTTCCTTTTCTTCGCCAGAAAAGGAGATGAAACAAATGGCCTCGCTCGTTAAAGAGGGTCATATTGGCGCTGTTGGTGTCAGTAACTTTAATCGCGATAAAATGGATCGTGCAATTCAAGAGTTGAACCGTCACGGGGCAAGCCTTACTTCCAACCAAATGAAGTATAGCTTACTCGATAGAAGAATTGAAACGAACGGTGTACTCGATCTTGCGAAGCAAAACGGTGTGACGATCATTGCCTATTCTCCACTTGAACAGGGAATCTTAACTGGAAAGTTCCATGATAATCCCGACTTAGCGGCAAACCTTTCAGGACCGAGAAAGCATATGTCCCAGTTTAAACCACAGGGATTAGCTAGAACGCTGCCACTTATTAATGTGTTAAAAGAGATTGGGAATGCTTATGGAATTGGAGCAGGCCAGGTGGCGTTAAACTGGCTCGTTCATTTCCATGGGGACACGGTTGTAGCGATCCCAGGCGCTTCGAAATTAAAGCATGCAGAAGATAATGTGAAAGTGCTAGGATTTAAGCTTACACAAGATGAGATGAAGAAAATTGATGAAGAGTCAAGAAAAGTTGCGAAGATGTAAAAGGAATATGTAAAAGCCGCACTCAAAGTTGGGTGCGGCTTTTAGTCGATTAAATTTTTTCGACTAATTCAAATCCGATATAATCCAGAGCGGATTCAAGATTTTGCACGGTTTTAAAACGAGGAAGCTGTTCATTCGCTACTTCTTGTTGGGCGATTGAAGGTGTAACTCCTGTAATGATTGTTTCAATTCCCATCAGTTGTATAGATTGAAAGAGATCGCCAAGAATTGTTGGGAAATACCCATCTACAATTTTTAAGCCTGATAAATCAACGATAAAATAATCAATTTGGTTACTTGCCCCATATTGAAGGACTTGTTTAATAATGTTCTCCGCTCTTCTCTCATCAATCACCCCTTGCAAGGTTAATATAGAGATTCCTTTTGTGATTGGAACAATAGGTACGCTTAAGAAATCCATATTATACTTCGTTTGATCAAGTTCAATCATGTACGAAAGAATTTCAGCCATTGATTTTAAATAAGTAATATCCTCTTCATTGAATACCTTCTCTTCTTTATCCATCACGCAAAGCGTGCCAAAAATCTTTCCGTTCGTATCTGTTAGTGAAACACCGAGAAATCCTTTTACCTTTAGTTGTGAAGTTACTTCTAGCTGTCTCGTGAATTCATCATGTGCTAAGTTAGCTGTATGCATGACGCTTTTTTCATTATTAATAATCAACCGACAGTATGTACCACTATACTCCACAGCGTATCCTTCAGGAATGATTTCTTCCTTTTCATTGTAAGAGCTTACAACGGTCATTGCATTGTTACCGCGTTTGGTTACATAAGCGGTATTTACGTTTAAACGGTCACTTATCAATTTAAATAATCGTTTGGATGCGGTTTTAAGTGAATAAAACTCTGTAGAGTCTAAATTGTATTCATTCTGCATGGAAAGTTACTCTCCTTATAACGATTATCTGAGTCGTCGAGTGTCCCTTACATTCTATAATAGAGGTGGGGAGAGGATCAAATTGTTGGAACTTTTCAGTAATCAAAACGTATGACTAGTAACGAAGGGAGAGAGTGTATATGAAAGAGCGACCTCGAATAAAAATTGAAAAGTCATTTGTTCAGAAGGGGTTTGATGTTGCAGCCATTACCTTTCTTCTTCTAAGTATTGTCTACATTTCACTCGAGTGGGGTAGCATACCGAATCAAGTTCCAATCCATTTTAATGCTTCTGGTATAGCGGATAATTGGGGACCAAAGGGTACTATTATTTTGTTGCCAACGATGGGAGCTTTTCTCTGGGGAGGTCTCACGATCCTTGAGCGCTTTCCTCATAAGTACAATTACATTGTGAAAATTACAGATGGCAATGCAGCTCTACAATACAGAAGTGCAGTTGTGCTCATGCGCTTTTTGAAAAATACGATTGCGCTATTCTTTTCCTATGTGACGGTAGAAAGTGTACAAATGGCAAAGGGGATCGAGGAAGGTTTGTCTGGATGGGTGATGCCTCTCTTTCTTACGATGATTTTTGGTGCGATTATTCTCTATATTGTGCATTCTATTAAGTGGAGATAGAGAATAAAAGGAAATACTTCGAATGATGAACAGTAAAGCGCATACAGGGGAAAATCGTGAACAATTTGATGATTTTTCATTAGAATTCCAAAAAAAATCTGCAGAAATTGAGCTTCCGTGTATGGTATAGTGGAGGAGAAGTTTAAACTAAATACATATGTAAATGTTTCATACACAGTTGTATTGTGAATGGACCATTCGTGGGATAAACGAAAGATAAAGGAGCTACGCTATGCTACGCCATGAAGAAGATGTGAAAGTGTTCGCTTTGAACTCAAATCCGGAGTTGGCTCAAGAAATTGTAGAGACACTTGGGGTTAAAGTTGGAAATTGTTCCGTCAAACGCTTTAGTGACGGTGAAATCCACATGAACGTTGAGGAAAGCATCCGTGGTTGCGATACATACCTTGTACAATCCATCGCAGGCTCAGGAAACGATTATTTGATGGAGCTCTTAATTA
The sequence above is drawn from the Pseudalkalibacillus hwajinpoensis genome and encodes:
- a CDS encoding FecCD family ABC transporter permease, with product MSKKVEPTANKIEDQLAVQSRPVTAMLILVAGSAALILSLGLSIALGAADIKLMTVWQAIFQFDPTSTEHSIIREFRMPRSVADILIGASFAVAGAIMQGVTRNPLADSGLLGLNAGATLMIALSFAFFPGLSYNNLMLFSFIGAGIGAGLVFGIGSLSRNGLSPVRLVLAGAAVSALFTAVSEGVAIHFQLSQDLAFWFAGGTAGLKWPQIQILLPWIIVALIVALFLSKSISLLSLGEDVAVGLGQRTKLIKALAAIVVLVLAGAAVSAVGPIGFVGLVIPHIARFLVGVDYRWIVPCSAVLGGLLMIVADMGARMVNAPYETPIGAIFALIGVPFFLFVARREGREL
- a CDS encoding FecCD family ABC transporter permease, translating into MAIFLILIVITFLISLNTGLTKLSPLEVLNTLVGNGTEQQSLILFEFRLPRIVIAVLVGAGLAISGCILQGISRNALADPGILGINSGAALMVVIFISFFPKTTDAPILLMPFLALIGGCATAIIIYALSYSKREGLMPQRLILNGIAIAAGIGALITILTLRMDPFDYQFIAIWLAGKIWGTTWVHVLTLLPWIIILFTFIFYKARTLDGLTFGEKLATGMGVKVEKERFLLLGASVALASACVSVSGGIGFVGLVGPHLARQLVGNDHRFLLPLSALAGGLVLLVADTIGRTILAPSEIHAGIMVAIIGAPYFLYLLARAKA
- a CDS encoding NAD(P)/FAD-dependent oxidoreductase codes for the protein MKNEIYDVTIIGGGPIGLFTAFYSGMRELKTKVIEYLPQVGGKVTYFYPEKILRDIGAIPGVSGADLIKQLEEQASTFDPTMVFGERVDDLEREEDGTYILTSHNGEKHYTRTVILAIGHGTLGVKKLPVDGAEHFEGKNLYYAVDRVESFRGKHVLISGGGDSAIDWANRLEPIADKVTIVHRREAFTGHESSITEMNNSETHIKCSCYVSDVIGKERIDKVVLTHVDTGEKEVVEIDALLVNHGFNLDLGGIQNWGMTMNEGKVVTDAKMETSIPGVFAVGDIVTYPHRLTLIAGGLAEGPKALNSAKAFLDPEAEAMAMYSTHHKDFVEV
- a CDS encoding ABC transporter ATP-binding protein — its product is MVIQTEDLKIGYQENIIVDQLNLSIPEGEITALVGANGSGKSTILKTLSRLMKPKSGTVYLDGRAIHEQKTRDLAKELAILPQNPTAPEGLTVLELVTYGRFPHQKGLKALTLEDKEKIAWAIEMTGIGEFANRPIDQLSGGQRQRAWIAMALAQDTKILFLDEPTTFLDMAHQLEVLELLQKLNIQENRTIVMVVHDLNHASRYAGHMVAIKKGKVKKTGTPLEVMKSDVLEDVFGVRSDIIYDPRSGQPLCLPYGLCNELSYAAVNE
- a CDS encoding GNAT family N-acetyltransferase, producing the protein MKTKEQWLDAYQIMKELRSHLDEKEYLALVEEAQRKDMYRLFALYDGNEIVAVTGFKPMITLYYGRFVWVCDLVTSEQHRSKGHGEKLLSFVEEWAIENGYGAVALSSGVAKKEAHRFYQEKMAYDQVSYVFKKVLKS
- a CDS encoding aldo/keto reductase; amino-acid sequence: MRRLGKTNYEISPIGLGTWQFSQGSGLIGSYFSTISEADMDAIVKMSLDGGINWFDTAEAYGKGKSEEALAGALNRLGIKEEEALIATKWWPLLRTAGSITGTIQKRKDALKGRRIDLHQVHQPFSFSSPEKEMKQMASLVKEGHIGAVGVSNFNRDKMDRAIQELNRHGASLTSNQMKYSLLDRRIETNGVLDLAKQNGVTIIAYSPLEQGILTGKFHDNPDLAANLSGPRKHMSQFKPQGLARTLPLINVLKEIGNAYGIGAGQVALNWLVHFHGDTVVAIPGASKLKHAEDNVKVLGFKLTQDEMKKIDEESRKVAKM
- a CDS encoding STAS domain-containing protein, with amino-acid sequence MQNEYNLDSTEFYSLKTASKRLFKLISDRLNVNTAYVTKRGNNAMTVVSSYNEKEEIIPEGYAVEYSGTYCRLIINNEKSVMHTANLAHDEFTRQLEVTSQLKVKGFLGVSLTDTNGKIFGTLCVMDKEEKVFNEEDITYLKSMAEILSYMIELDQTKYNMDFLSVPIVPITKGISILTLQGVIDERRAENIIKQVLQYGASNQIDYFIVDLSGLKIVDGYFPTILGDLFQSIQLMGIETIITGVTPSIAQQEVANEQLPRFKTVQNLESALDYIGFELVEKI
- a CDS encoding DUF1648 domain-containing protein; the protein is MKERPRIKIEKSFVQKGFDVAAITFLLLSIVYISLEWGSIPNQVPIHFNASGIADNWGPKGTIILLPTMGAFLWGGLTILERFPHKYNYIVKITDGNAALQYRSAVVLMRFLKNTIALFFSYVTVESVQMAKGIEEGLSGWVMPLFLTMIFGAIILYIVHSIKWR